The window TCGCGGGTTGTGTCGCCAACGGCCACGGAGAGAAGGTTGGCCACGAGATCTTCACGGTCATGGAGCACTTCGCCGGATATGGGTTCAACAAGTCTCATTCAGCGCCATACGCCCTCATTGCCTACCAAACAGCGTGGCTCAAGGCGCGTCATCCGACCGAGTACATGGCGGCATTGCTGACGTCTGTCAAGAACGACAAAGACAAGACCGCGGTGTATCTCTACGAGTGCCGGCGGATGGGGATCTCGGTGACAGTCCCCGATGTCAATCGGTCCGAGGTGGAGTTCGTCGCCTCTGGCGGCGACATCATCTTCGGGCTGGCTGCCGTGCGCAACGTTGGGGACGGTGTCGTAACGTTGATTTCACAGGAGCGCGAGAAGAACGGCGCATACAACGACTTCCATGACTTTCTCGCTCGGGTCGACACCGCGGTCCTCAACAAGCGGGTGCTGGATTCGTTGATAAAGTCCGGTGCGTTCGATTCACTTGGCCACGCCCGCCGCAGCCTTTTTGAGAAGTATCCAGACATGATGGCCGCGGCTGTGATACGTCGCCGCAACGAGGACATGGGCCAGTTCAGTCTGTTTGGTGGCGAGACGACCGGTGTTGTAGAAGAGCGAGTTGAGATCGGGGACGCCGAGTGGCCAAAACGCATGCGTCTCGGCTTCGAGAAGGAAATGCTTGGCCTCTACGTCTCTGACCATCCGCTCCTCGGCATCGAGAGGGCGCTTGCCCGTATGTGCTCGACGGATCTCGCCGGTCTCTGGGACAAGGCCGACAAGTCACAGGCAACTGTGTCGGGCATTGTCGGGAGTGTCACCACGAAGTACACCAAGGCCGGGACCCCGATGTATTTCTTTGCGCTCGAAGACCTTCAGGGGAGTGTTGAAGTTGTGTGTTTCCCTAAGACGGTGGCAGAGTTCGGCGGTCTGATTCGCGAAGATGCAATCATTGTGATTACAGGAAGGGTCGATCACCGAGGAGACGACGTGAAGTTCATCGGCCAGAATATAAAGGAACCAGACCTGTCCGAAGACCACGCGGTTCGTTTGCGAATTCCGGCATCCGCGTTGTCGCGCAACATGGTCGACCTCCTCCGTGGAGCGTTGTCGAACCATCCAGGCTCGGTGCCGGTGTTTCTCCACATGACTGCTGACGAGGGCGAGCGGGTGCTGCGACTCGGTGACGATCATTGTGTTGAGCCGCGTTCTGCGCTGTTTGCAGAACTCCGCGAACTGCTTGGCCCGAGCGTTGTAGTTTGACCACCGGTAACACATAAAACACCGGCCGGGTGGGTAACCTCGCTGGACAAGAGATGAGGAGCATCACATGGCTGAACTTGACGTAGGCGCCTTTTTGGTGCGGTTTGAAGAACGAGCCAGGGCTGTGAAAGATCGCGGGATACCTCCAATCGAAGGCGATGCCAGGCGGACCTTCATTGACCGCATGAAGCTGGACTACATGGACTACGCGCTTGTCGGCGCCGCGAAATGGACGCTCGAAGACGAACACCTGGTGTTACGTATACCGCTGGGTGAGTCGTAGCAGTTCGTTAGATTCGTTCGGCTTCGGGCTCGGCGACACCGGCCGCGGCGCGTCTAGCCTCAGCGCGCCGTTCACCGTCGAGCCTGGCTAGGTCGTAGTCGGTGTAATCAACGTAGCTCATGGCGTCGGCAATGAGCTTGTGCCCAGCCTGGGTCTTGATCAGCGTGTGCATTGTCTGACAAACGCGTCGGTAGTCGGGGTGGCCACCTGCAGCCGTGCGAAGTTCAAGCAGATGAAACGCCTCTCTTGCATTCATCTGTAAGAAGAAGCGAATCTTGTATGCAAAGGGCACAACGTACTGGCCAACGTCTTTGCCGTACGCATCCGTCACGTCGGCGTACAACGCTGCGGTACGTTCCATTGCGCCCTGCCACGATTCGACGGCTCCGATGTCGTTGATCGATTGAGGGGTAACGAACCCATGGTCGGGCGTGAGTCTCTGCCAGTCGAGTGTCAACAATCGGTGGCGTTGCAGGTCGCGGAAGATGCCGTAGTCACACAGGATGTCGAATCGGTAGTCGGTGCGCTCGAAGCCGCGCCCTGGTTTGTGACGCCGATTCGTTCGGTCTCCAACGCTCGCTGCGATGAGCGCTGCCCGTTTATCTGGCGGCAATGCGCGTACATAGTCGAGGATCTGATCGTCGGGCTGTGATGCATAACGGTACAGAACTGCTGCAGCGACTTTGGTTTCTGCGTCAGGGTCGAAGTCGACGAGTGTTACTTCGGGTCGGTCTGTGGATGGCGGGATCTCGCTGGCGTGGGTCTCGAGATCCTCGGCAACTGTGCGGAAATACTGTGACCATGCCCCGCCCCTTTCGGGGATATCGACCCGTTTCATAAACGAGGGGATCATCTTGCGGAGCTCTGTGAGCATGAGATCGCCGTAGTCACGCACCTCGGCAAGTGGGTGGGCTCTCATCCGTAACAGCAGCGCCTCGTATGCCTGACCCGATGCAAATATCCCAACGTTTGATAGCGCCGATGCCGGCAGAAGTCCCCTTGCGTCGTCGCAGGCTTTGGCTCGAATAGTCGATCTCCAGACAAAGTTGGAGTCCTCCGGCGCTTTTGGATACAGCTTTTCGTAGTAAGCAACGAGACGTGACACAACATCGCTGTACGTGCGGAACAGCGATTCCATGGTCTCGCGATAGGTGTTTGCAAGCGAGCCGGCAGCTACTTCGGGGGGCGTCATGTAGCGGTAGCGGTAGCCGAGCCGCTTGTCGTAGAAGATGTAGCGGGTTGACTGTTCGAGATACGAGGCTAGCCGACCACGTTCGAGCACCTTGGTCAACACGTTCGACGCTTGCTCGCACGCTAGGTGTGCGCCACCGAGTTGTGCCACCGAGTCGTCACCGTACTCGGAGAATATCCGTTGGTAGAGTCCTTCGGCCCTCGTGCGGGCGGCGTCGGTCTCTCCGCTGTCGGCTGAGAGTTGTGCACCCATGTCCTCTTTCGAGTAGAACTCGTCGAGAAACAGACGTCTGATGGACTTGGGGGAGCGGCTGTATCTGGCGAACAGTGCGCCCTTGACAACCTCGGGAAGGTTGATCAGACCGAACACCGGCTTGTCAAGGTTTGTGAAGAACCGATTGAGGATCTCAGCCTCTTCGTCAGTGAAGCTCTCGATGGTGAATTCGGGCATGGATCCTTCGCCGATGATTCGGAATCACAACAGTGTTGTTCACGGTAGCGCGTCGAGCAATCCATGCGCAAGACACGACGTCCGCTAGCCTGCAAGACGTGAAATACGTGCTGCAAGTGTTCCGTGCCGTTGTGTTCCTGGCCATGATCGGAGTCGCGTTCATCCCCGTGTTGAGCCTCGCCGATCTCACCGGTGGAGGCACAGGTCTCGGTCTGTGTTCCTCCGGTCTGGCGTGGTGCGACAATTCCTACTTCGTCGGCCCCGAGATCCTTGCGGCCTTGGTGGCCGTGCTTGCAGGGCTGCTTGCGCTCTTCCACTACGCGGGCAAGGGCATCTGGTGGATCGAACGTCGCCAACAAGACGATCTCCGCAGACGTGGCCTGCTGTAACGCGGTCCACTGGACAGTCGCATGCACTCCGTGAGGGTGGGGTGGGGTGTTCGGGGGTTTGTGATGGTTGCGGTGCTGGCCCTGGTGGCCGCGGCGTGCCAGACGACCGCCGGTTCCCCGACGGTGTCATCTACTACGACGACCCTTGCACCATTCTTATCCGCCTTCGACGCCGGGCAACTTCCTGATGGCACGGACGTTGAACTCGTTGGTGTTGTGGTTGTCGAGAACGGTATCACGAAGTTTGCGAACCTATTTCTCGATCTTCCGCTGGGCGGCTACGGAGCGACGATAGCCCTTTATGGTGTTGACGCTGATCGGTTGGATATGTTCAGGTATCCGGTCGTTTCCACGTTGTGGTCGGACCACTACCGGGTTTCGGGGACTATTCGCGGTGGAGCTCTGTATGCGGATAACTTGGAGTTTGTGAGGGTTCACGGATCTCGGCAGATGATCCGGGACTGCGAGGCCGCTGTTGAGCATCCTGACGACCTGGGAACATGCACAGAAGTATTTTTCGAGTACTACCGAGACTATTCGGTTGACTACCTTGACGATCGGGACGGGTAGATCACGGACCGTCGGTCCTGGAGTTGTCTGGCTGTGAGCGGCGTAGTTGGGGCTGGCCTCGTTCCGGTCCCGTTGTATGCTGGGCGGGATGCAGTCACACGGACTCTCCGATGAAATCTCCTTCCCGAAGGAACCGTTGCGCGAGCGGTTTCCGCGCTACCTGAAGACGTACGGGGTGCTCATCGTTGCTTCTGTTGCGATCGGGTCGTTGTTTGGTCTGCTCACCGATGCGGGTGTCGTGCGCGGGGTTGGCGGAACGTTGGCGTTTGTCGGTCTCGGTGCGGTGGGAGGTGGCGGGTTCTTTGGTGGTGGTTACGACTCGATAGGAAAGGGCACTACCGGGTTCCTGTTCGGAGGACGCTCCGAGGTGCGCCCCGAGGACGAAGGAACGCATCTGGCGGATCGTCTTCGTGAGGGTCTACGACCCGAGGCGAACCCAACCGCCTTCTGGGCGGTCATCGGCGGTTTCGGGCTGATCGCTGTGGGGGTCGGCATCCTCAGCGCGTTCGTGTCCTAGCGGCCCCGATGCCGACGAGTAGAACTTTCAGCGACTTCCAGATACACCGCTAGTGCAGGCGGCGGCTTGTCGACCAGAGAGATCCTGCAATGACGACCGCGATTCCCGCTGCGAGCACCCACATGCCGGCTCCGATGGAGGCTGTGTGACCACGCAGTTGCAGCACGTCTATGGCTTTTACCGCGTCTATGTACTTTGCCACCATCAACAGCGCCGCACTAGCAGCTAGCACCATCGACATGACGGTGCCGCTCGGCGTGAAACCTTCTGCGATCTGTCCGGCGACTGCAAAGACTGCGATTATCGCGGTGAGAACAACTGCCGGCCATGCGTCGGCGACGATCATTGACCAGTTGTCACTTGTTGGCGATTGCACCGCGTCCAACGGCAACGACGCCGCGGCGACGATGGCGCCAGCAAGAACGAGGATCCGGGAAGGATGCATGGCCTGCAATGTAGCCGGTAGCCCTACAACGGCGGAAGCCCACCGACGGACTGCAGCGCAGCGGTGTCATCATCGGGGTGAGCGATGACCCGATGAGCAGCGCCACATGTTGCGCATTGGTACTCAATGGTGTCGGCGCCATTCGATCGTCCAAGACCTACCGGGTGCATGATGCCGCCACATTGTGCGGCTCTATCTCCCGGAACGTTGTCGACGTGGAGCGACACAAGGCACCTATGGCAGTGGTCTCTGACAGGCACCCCACCCTTGGGAACCGCCGCCCCGCACGACAGGCACTCAAACTCCTCGTCGCGTGTAATTGGGTTGCGCCGCTTGCGTGACGCCGCTGCGCGGCCCGCCGCCAGTCGTAAGAGCCGTTTTGCGGGCCATCGCTCTGCGTCAGACGCAAGGTCAATGCCCAGGGCGCGGGCATCGACCACGATTGCCGTCTTGATTTGGTTGACGTCCGGTGAGGTCTCGATCGCTGCGGCGATCCGTTTCAGTGTGGTCCGACTGTGCTTGGCATCAGCCACAAGTTCTTGCACTGCCATGCCGGCCACGTCAGGATGGTCAGACGAGCGTGATCGTGCCATTATTGATGTTTGCGATCTTTACCAGGGATTCGACGGTCCAGTTGTGTGCCTCAAGTCGCCTGCGGCCCTCGGTGTACGTCTTCTCGATGACGAAGATAAATGTGACGACTTTGCAGTTGGCCTCTTCAACGATCTCACCGAGTGCTTCCGCAGTGCGGCCACCGGCGAGGAAGTCGTCAACTATTGCAACGCGAAGACCAGGTGAGAGAAGGTGGCGTGCGACCTCCACTCGGTACTCGACACCCTTGGTGGGCGAAACGACTTCGCGCCCGAAGGTGTATCGGTTCCCGGGTCCGACGTACTTCTTGGCATACACGCACGGGATATCCGTCAAGAAGGAAGTGGCTAGTGCTGGGGGAATGCCGGACGCCTCAGCCGTGAGAATGAGGTCGACGGATCGATCGGCGAGCAAGTCGGCGATTTGGCGGCCCGTCTGTTTCATGACGATCGGGTCGACCTGGTGGTTGAGGAAATCGTCGACCTTGATCAGGTCGCCTTCGACCCGGGCGCGGGAGGCGACTATTTCGGCGATGTCCACGGCCCTGAGTGTAGAGGGTAGAGTCGCCCTTATGACGCGTCTGCCGCTAGATCCACCGCCGACTGCACAAGAACGCCGTAATGCTCGTACGATCTTCCGTCGCATAAAGAAGATCTATCCGGTGGCAGCGACGGCCCTTGCTTATGAGAACGCCTGGCAACTTCTGGTTGCGACTGTCTTGTCAGCCCAAACCACCGACGAGGCGGTCAACAAGGTTTGTTTTGAGTTGTTCGAGCGGTGGCCCACGGCCGATGACCTTGCGCAGGCGTCGCTCGATGCCGTCGAGCAGGTCGTGTACTCAACTGGCTACTACCGTCAGAAGGCGAAGTCGATTGTGTCGCTTGCCGCAGATGTGGTCGACAAGTTCAATGGCGAGGTCCCCGACGACCTCGATGCACTCGTAACGCTGCGTGGCGTCGGTCGTAAAACTGCAAGTGTGGTTCTCGCCGAAGTCTGGGATCGCCCGGCAATCGCAGTCGACACGCATGTGAAGCGCGTGGCGAACCGCGTTGGCATAACTACATACTCGGACCCTGAGATGATCGAGTTTCACCTCAAGGCATTGTTTCTCAAAAGCGACTGGTCGGGCGTGTCGATGCGTATGATCCAGTTCGGTCGCGACGTCTGCGATGCGAAGCGGCCTCGCTGCTGGGAGTGTCCGCTTGCGGATCGATGCTCTTACGAATCTAAGGCTCTCGCCCCGGCGTGACCCGACCATGGCACAAGACCGAATTCGACAGCGCAATATCGCGCCTTGCATGGCCTGCCTTGGGTGCCCTTGCCGCTGACCCGTTGATCAGCCTTGTTGATACGGCGTTTGTTGGCCGCATCGGTACCCCCGAGCTTGCCGCACTCGGGGTTGCGACCGCGGTGTTTCTTGTTGCATTCACACTGTTCAACTTTCTGGCGTATGGCACCACTCCGCTCATCGCTGGCGCGCTTGGCCGTGGGGAACGCGAAGAAGCCGCGGCTTTTGGTGGTCAGGCCGTAGTGGTTGCGGTGGTGTTCGGCGTTGTCGGAGCCGTTGGTCTGCGTGCGTTTGCGCCGTCAATTACCGATCTTATCGGGGGTGGCGGTGAGACGGCGGCCCTCGCAACGCAGTATGTGACGATCCGGGCTCTCGCGCTGCCCGCCATGCTGGTAGTCACCGCTGGTCACGGCGTGTTTCGTGGATTTGGCGACACCCGAACGCCGTTGTGGATCACTGTCGCGTTCAATGTCATAAACCTCATCCTCGACCCGCTGCTGATATTCGGTGCTGGGTGGGGTCTCGGCGGTGCCGCAGTCGCCACGGTTGTTGCGCAATATGTCGGAGCTGGCCTATTCCTTGTGTTCCTCGTGAAGCAGCGAGACGACGGGACGCTCGTCGACTTCACCCGCCCAGCCTGGCAGTCGGTCAAGGCATTTCTGTCAGTCGGTGGAGCGATTGTCGTGCGGACGACCTCGCTTCTGATCGCCTTCACAGTTGCAACGGCTGTCGCTGCACGCGTCTCACCGGTTGCAGTAGCGGGCAACCAAGTCATCGGCCAGATATGGTTCTTCCTCGGTTTTGCGGTCGACGCACTGGCCATTGCGGCGCAGACACTCATCGCCAAAGTGCGTGCAGAGGTCGGTATTCGCTCTGCAAGGGTGCTCACCTTTCGGCTGCTATGGATGGGATTCGTGACCGGCGTTTCGTTTTCGCTGCTGCTGATCGCGCTGCGTCCGTGGATCGCGAGATGGTTCACGCAGTCACCGGCTGTACTTCTCGAGGTCGATGCAACCTACCCGGTGCTGATATGGCTCATGCCGATCGGCGCAATGGTGTTTGTGTGGGACGGCATTGCGATCGGTTTCACGTCTGTGCGGTTCATTGCAGGCGCAATGGCCGTTTCGATGGCTATTGCGGTGGCGGTTCTTGGCCAGGTGGAACCACGGGGCTGGGGTCTTCGTGGGGTGTGGTGGGGGATTGCGGCGCTGGTTGTTGCTCGGGCGGCGGCGTTTGTGGTGTGGCACGCTGTTGGGCCGCTCCGCGAACAAGATCCAGTCCCCGGGTCTCGGGGAGTGAATACACGAGAAACATAGCAATGACGAGTCCGGCGCCGAGCAGGGAGATCGTCGAAGCCATTCCGTATCGTTCGATTGTTACTCGGCCAATTACGAAGCCGAATATCGAGCCGACAATCGCGATGTTTGTCAGCCACCCTGAAGCCGACGCCCGCACCCGCGTCGGAAACAACTCAGCTCGGTGAGCGGCGAACGAAGGTGCCAGCATCGACATGCCGAACGTTGCGAGGAAGATCGCTGGCGCCAACAGCCACCCGGACGTCACTGTATAGAACGCGATGCCACCAATGAGACCAAACAGCAGGGCGACGATCGTTGTCGGCCGGCGTCCTATGTTGTCCGACGCTCTCCCACCAAAAAATAGCCCCGACATACCACCGCCAGAGAACACGATGATGAGAAACAACGCCGGGCGCGTGTCCCAGCTCAGAGTGCCGATCAGTCGCTCAAGAGCGAAGTCAAACGCGGGGGACGCAAAGGCGCCAACGAAGAAGCTGATGCCAGCAAGAGGCCAGAAATGTCTACTCAGACCAGCCTTTAGCGCCTGCGAGAACGTTACCTTGGTGGAGTACTGCACATACGCCCGGCTTTCTGACAGATACCGATTGAGTATCGGAAAAACCAGCAGAGAAAGCGCCGAGATACCGAATAACACCCGGTATCCGTCAAGAGAGCCATCAGCGATTGGGAGTGCCCATAGTGCCAGACCGGTGCCGAGGCCGCCAAGCACGCTGTAGATTCCCAGCCCGTACCCGCGCAGCGCCGGTGACAACTCCTCGGCAACGATGACAATGGCCAGACCGGCAACCGCAACGATGCCGATCCGCGCAATGCTCTGACCTACAACGTACGCCGCTACTCCCGGGACCATCGCGGTTATGAGGTTGCCGGCCGGCAGCAACAAGAACGCCATTAGAAGCGGGCGGCGCCGACCTTTCGTATCGGCCTGGAGGGCGAAAACGAGGCCAAACAGCGATGCGGCACGCACGACAGCGAACACTGCTGACATGTCTCCTTCGGTCATCCCCAGAGACTTTCGTGCGAATGGGAGAGTGTTCGCCATGAGCGATCCGCCGAAGCCGGTTGAGAATGCCACGAGGCCCATGAGAAACAGCACCCGGCGGTCGCGCAGCGTGAAGCGGGGACGGCGTTGTGACGGGTTGGCAGTCATGGGTTCCTGTCGATGAGCGGCGATCAGTGACAAGAGGTTAGTGGTTCACCGGCGTCGCGGGTGTGCAGGTATTGTCTTACCGAGCTGGCGCTGGGAACATGAGAGCGCCGCAATGCGTTGATTGCCTGACGTGACCCTACCGGCAGGAGCGAAGTGGACCCCCTAAATCTGATCGCGGCGTTCGGCTGGGGCGCGTTGTCGTTTCTCTCACCGTGTGTTCTGCCACTCGTCCCCGGCTATCTGTCTTTGATGAGCGGCTATTCGCTCCAGGAGATATCCGACGGTACTGCCTCATCAAGACGGGTCACCAAACGAACAGCTCTATTCGTGCTCGGCTTCTCGATTGTTTTTATGGCTACCGGCGCAGCCGCCACCAAAGTCGCACGTTTCATTCTCGAATCGCGTTCGACGTTTGAGACGGTCGCGGGATGGTTCATCCTTCTGATGGGTCTATTCATTGCGTTCACCGCGGTGTGGCAGCCCTCCTTCACCTTGCCGATGTTGAAGGAACGTCGATTTGAAATGCGGACGGACCGACTCGGCCCCGCCGG of the Acidobacteriota bacterium genome contains:
- the nth gene encoding endonuclease III translates to MTRLPLDPPPTAQERRNARTIFRRIKKIYPVAATALAYENAWQLLVATVLSAQTTDEAVNKVCFELFERWPTADDLAQASLDAVEQVVYSTGYYRQKAKSIVSLAADVVDKFNGEVPDDLDALVTLRGVGRKTASVVLAEVWDRPAIAVDTHVKRVANRVGITTYSDPEMIEFHLKALFLKSDWSGVSMRMIQFGRDVCDAKRPRCWECPLADRCSYESKALAPA
- a CDS encoding FAD-dependent thymidylate synthase translates to MPEFTIESFTDEEAEILNRFFTNLDKPVFGLINLPEVVKGALFARYSRSPKSIRRLFLDEFYSKEDMGAQLSADSGETDAARTRAEGLYQRIFSEYGDDSVAQLGGAHLACEQASNVLTKVLERGRLASYLEQSTRYIFYDKRLGYRYRYMTPPEVAAGSLANTYRETMESLFRTYSDVVSRLVAYYEKLYPKAPEDSNFVWRSTIRAKACDDARGLLPASALSNVGIFASGQAYEALLLRMRAHPLAEVRDYGDLMLTELRKMIPSFMKRVDIPERGGAWSQYFRTVAEDLETHASEIPPSTDRPEVTLVDFDPDAETKVAAAVLYRYASQPDDQILDYVRALPPDKRAALIAASVGDRTNRRHKPGRGFERTDYRFDILCDYGIFRDLQRHRLLTLDWQRLTPDHGFVTPQSINDIGAVESWQGAMERTAALYADVTDAYGKDVGQYVVPFAYKIRFFLQMNAREAFHLLELRTAAGGHPDYRRVCQTMHTLIKTQAGHKLIADAMSYVDYTDYDLARLDGERRAEARRAAAGVAEPEAERI
- a CDS encoding cytochrome c biogenesis protein CcdA — encoded protein: MDPLNLIAAFGWGALSFLSPCVLPLVPGYLSLMSGYSLQEISDGTASSRRVTKRTALFVLGFSIVFMATGAAATKVARFILESRSTFETVAGWFILLMGLFIAFTAVWQPSFTLPMLKERRFEMRTDRLGPAGPVLMGSAFAVGWTPCVGPFLASVYALTGSSDTVFAGVVLLGSYSLGLGLPFLFAALFLQRALGTFSRIKPHLTKISVLSGLLLAVFGIILLTGNIGKLSGWFSDVLFFLKLDFLTVI
- a CDS encoding xanthine phosphoribosyltransferase is translated as MDIAEIVASRARVEGDLIKVDDFLNHQVDPIVMKQTGRQIADLLADRSVDLILTAEASGIPPALATSFLTDIPCVYAKKYVGPGNRYTFGREVVSPTKGVEYRVEVARHLLSPGLRVAIVDDFLAGGRTAEALGEIVEEANCKVVTFIFVIEKTYTEGRRRLEAHNWTVESLVKIANINNGTITLV
- a CDS encoding MFS transporter; this encodes MTANPSQRRPRFTLRDRRVLFLMGLVAFSTGFGGSLMANTLPFARKSLGMTEGDMSAVFAVVRAASLFGLVFALQADTKGRRRPLLMAFLLLPAGNLITAMVPGVAAYVVGQSIARIGIVAVAGLAIVIVAEELSPALRGYGLGIYSVLGGLGTGLALWALPIADGSLDGYRVLFGISALSLLVFPILNRYLSESRAYVQYSTKVTFSQALKAGLSRHFWPLAGISFFVGAFASPAFDFALERLIGTLSWDTRPALFLIIVFSGGGMSGLFFGGRASDNIGRRPTTIVALLFGLIGGIAFYTVTSGWLLAPAIFLATFGMSMLAPSFAAHRAELFPTRVRASASGWLTNIAIVGSIFGFVIGRVTIERYGMASTISLLGAGLVIAMFLVYSLPETRGLDLVRGAAQQRATPQTPPPEQQPAPQSPTTPHEDPSPVVPPGQEPPPQ
- a CDS encoding RNHCP domain-containing protein; translated protein: MARSRSSDHPDVAGMAVQELVADAKHSRTTLKRIAAAIETSPDVNQIKTAIVVDARALGIDLASDAERWPAKRLLRLAAGRAAASRKRRNPITRDEEFECLSCGAAVPKGGVPVRDHCHRCLVSLHVDNVPGDRAAQCGGIMHPVGLGRSNGADTIEYQCATCGAAHRVIAHPDDDTAALQSVGGLPPL